One Halalkalicoccus tibetensis genomic region harbors:
- a CDS encoding DUF2073 domain-containing protein — protein sequence MAEITDPDDDGVQIDLISGERMDELASMEKIRMILDGVHEGNIVILEEGLTPEEESKLIEVTMSEINPDGFNGIEIETYPKSQTKDSGFLGRLMGKQETKKLTVIGPANQIETLHKDESLISALVSRQ from the coding sequence ATGGCAGAGATAACCGACCCGGACGACGACGGGGTGCAGATCGACCTCATCAGCGGCGAGCGTATGGACGAACTCGCGAGCATGGAGAAGATACGGATGATCCTCGACGGCGTTCACGAGGGGAACATCGTCATCCTCGAGGAGGGGCTCACCCCCGAGGAGGAGTCGAAACTGATCGAGGTGACGATGAGCGAGATCAACCCCGACGGGTTCAACGGCATCGAGATCGAGACCTACCCCAAGTCGCAAACCAAGGACAGCGGCTTCCTGGGCCGACTGATGGGCAAGCAGGAGACCAAGAAGCTCACCGTCATCGGGCCCGCGAACCAGATCGAGACGCTTCACAAGGACGAGTCGCTCATCAGCGCGCTCGTCTCGCGCCAGTAA
- a CDS encoding adenosine deaminase → MSQATKIVVGTVAISAAVSLTLVAYYAFLI, encoded by the coding sequence ATGAGCCAAGCTACGAAGATCGTCGTGGGGACGGTCGCGATCTCGGCGGCGGTGTCGCTTACGCTGGTCGCGTACTACGCGTTCCTCATCTGA
- a CDS encoding Zn-ribbon domain-containing protein, which produces MPHQCTECGHSFEDGSKEMLSGCPECGGNKFQFMPEGAVGDDDTEPTTESEPDPEPEPDPSPAPDSRSKSKSWVREDSAQADARSSVVDSDDLPERERSDDSGDPEEPEEPDLARLREELNDQFESIRIVDHGQYELNLMELYKREEFIIALQENGRYVIEVPESFRRGSED; this is translated from the coding sequence ATGCCCCACCAGTGTACCGAGTGCGGCCACTCCTTCGAGGACGGCTCCAAGGAGATGCTCTCGGGCTGTCCCGAGTGCGGGGGCAACAAGTTCCAGTTCATGCCGGAGGGGGCCGTTGGAGACGACGATACGGAACCGACGACCGAATCCGAGCCCGATCCGGAGCCCGAACCCGACCCGTCCCCGGCCCCCGACTCCCGTTCGAAGTCGAAGTCGTGGGTCCGCGAGGACAGCGCGCAGGCCGACGCCCGCTCGTCGGTCGTCGACAGCGACGACCTGCCCGAGCGCGAGCGGTCCGACGACTCCGGCGATCCCGAGGAGCCCGAAGAGCCCGACCTCGCCCGGCTGCGCGAGGAGCTCAACGACCAGTTCGAGAGCATCCGGATCGTCGACCACGGTCAGTACGAGCTCAACCTGATGGAGCTCTACAAGCGCGAGGAGTTCATCATCGCGCTCCAGGAGAACGGCCGCTACGTCATCGAGGTCCCCGAGTCGTTCCGGCGCGGCTCGGAGGACTGA
- a CDS encoding GTP-binding protein, with translation MGLFTDIKDSISRAADRLFATDSQKRIGIYGPPNAGKTTLANRIARDWTGDAVGPESHVPHETRRARRKENVEIERNGQSVSIDIVDTPGVTTKVDYNEFLDYDMEEEDAVRRSREATEGVAEAMHWLREDVDGVIYVLDSTEDPFTQVNTMLVGIIESQNLPVLIFANKIDLEGSNVQRIENAFPQHETVELSALEGENMDEVYDKIAEYFG, from the coding sequence ATGGGACTGTTCACAGATATCAAAGATAGTATCTCACGCGCGGCAGACCGGCTTTTCGCTACCGACTCGCAGAAACGGATCGGTATCTACGGGCCACCGAACGCGGGCAAGACGACGCTCGCGAACCGCATCGCACGGGACTGGACGGGCGACGCCGTCGGCCCGGAGAGCCACGTCCCCCACGAGACCCGGCGCGCCCGCCGGAAGGAGAACGTCGAGATCGAGCGAAACGGCCAGTCGGTCTCGATCGACATCGTCGACACCCCTGGGGTGACCACGAAGGTCGACTACAACGAGTTCCTCGACTACGACATGGAGGAAGAGGACGCCGTCCGGCGCTCCCGGGAGGCCACCGAGGGCGTCGCCGAGGCGATGCACTGGCTGCGCGAGGACGTCGACGGCGTCATCTACGTGCTCGACTCGACGGAGGACCCCTTCACGCAGGTCAACACCATGCTAGTGGGGATCATCGAGAGTCAGAACCTGCCCGTGTTGATCTTCGCGAACAAGATCGACCTCGAGGGATCGAACGTCCAGCGCATCGAGAACGCCTTCCCACAGCACGAAACGGTCGAGCTCTCGGCGCTCGAAGGGGAGAACATGGACGAAGTGTACGACAAGATCGCGGAGTACTTCGGGTGA